Proteins from one Rosa chinensis cultivar Old Blush chromosome 7, RchiOBHm-V2, whole genome shotgun sequence genomic window:
- the LOC112180054 gene encoding NAP1-related protein 2 — protein sequence MVADKGKKPKLSDKPEDENPDQIDEKLVLSIEKLQEVQDELEKINEEASDKVLEVEQKYNEIRKPVYDKRNDIIKAIPDFWLTAFMSHPALGELLTDEDQKIFKHLTSLEVEDCKDVKSGYTISLFFSPNPYFEDTKLSKTFTFLDEGTKVTATSIKWKEGMGIPNGTNHEKKGNKRPPSEESFFSWFGDSQEKDIMDEIHDEIAEVIKEDLWPNPLTYFSHDADDEEFDEDEVDEEGKEDDDDSEDDEDDQDDDDEDGDEDDGK from the exons ATGGTGGCGGACAAGGGAAAGAAGCCCAAGCTTTCAGACAAGCCCGAAGACGAAAACCCTGACCAAATCGACGAGAAGCTCGTCCTCTCCATCGAAAAGTTGCAGGAGGTCCAAGACGAGCTCGAAAAG ATCAATGAGGAAGCCAGTGATAAGGTCCTTGAAGTGGAGCAAAAGTACAATGAAATTCGCAAGCCAGTTTACGATAAGCGAAATGATATCATCAAGGCCATTCCTGACTTTTGGTTAACTGCG TTTATGAGTCATCCTGCGCTTGGTGAACTTTTGACGGATGAGGATCAAAAG ATTTTCAAGCATCTAACTTCTCTGGAAGTGGAGGATTGCAAAGACGTGAAATCTGGTTATACCATTTCACTC TTCTTCAGCCCCAATCCTTACTTTGAAGACACAAAGCTTTCAAAGACCTTTACCTTCCTGGATGAAGGAACAAAAGTTACTGCTACATCAATAAAGTGGAAAGAAGGAATG GGCATACCCAATGGAACTAATCATGAGAAGAAAGGGAACAAACGGCCTCCCTCTGAGGAAAG CTTCTTTAGCTGGTTTGGTGATAGTCAAGAGAAAGATATTATGGATGAGATTCATGATGAG ATTGCAGAGGTCATTAAGGAGGACTTGTGGCCCAATCCTCTTACTTACTTCAGCCAT GATGCTGATGATGAGGAATTTGACGAGGACGAAGTTGATGAAGAG GGAAAGGAGGACGATGACGACTCCGAAGATGATGAGGATGATCAAGATGACgatgatgaagatggtgatgagGATGATGGAAAGTGA
- the LOC112180855 gene encoding glutathione S-transferase U9, producing MAEQDKVILHGMWASPLTKRVEFALKVKGIPYEYVEEDLSNKSPLLLKFNPVHKKVPVLVHNGKAIAESLVIIEYIDETWKTGPQLLPEDPYKRSQIRFWAGYMQQVFEAMLLVVKTIGEAQEKAIKEVSEKVKLLETGLKGLFPDGIPSVDEYSKNVTLLDLVIFAHFGGYEAQEEVLGLKFVDSEKTPLVVSCITALIEIPALKESRIPHEKTVAFLKFLRENALKSATA from the exons ATGGCAGAGCAAGACAAGGTGATCCTACACGGAATGTGGGCTAGTCCCTTAACAAAGAGGGTGGAATTTGCTCTCAAAGTGAAGGGTATACCCTATGAATATGTGGAAGAAGATTTGAGTAACAAAAGTCCATTGCTCCTCAAGTTCAACCCTGTTCATAAGAAGGTTCCTGTGCTTGTCCACAATGGGAAAGCCATTGCTGAGTCTCTTGTGATCATTGAATATATTGATGAAACCTGGAAAACTGGCCCTCAACTTTTACCAGAAGATCCATACAAACGATCCCAAATTCGTTTCTGGGCTGGCTATATGCAGCAG GTGTTTGAGGCCATGTTATTAGTGGTCAAAACCATTGGAGAAGCACAAGAGAAAGCCATCAAAGAAGTGTCTGAGAAGGTAAAATTACTTGAAACTGGACTCAAGGGTTTGTTCCCGGATGGCATTCCTTCAGTAGATGAGTACAGCAAAAATGTGACACTGCTAGATTTGGTCATTTTCGCACACTTCGGGGGATATGAAGCTCAGGAAGAAGTCCTTGGCCTAAAGTTTGTCGACTCCGAGAAGACTCCGCTGGTAGTTTCCTGCATAACAGCTCTGATTGAGATCCCTGCGTTGAAAGAGTCGCGGATTCCTCATGAAAAGACGGTGGCCTTCCTCAAGTTCCTTAGGGAAAATGCCCTCAAGTCTGCTACAGCTTGA
- the LOC112177242 gene encoding glutathione S-transferase U9 codes for MAEQDKVILYGVWASPYVKRVEFALKVKGIPYEYVEEDLRNKSPLLLKFNPVHKKVPVLVHNGKAIAESLVIIEYIDETWKTGPQLLPEDPYKRSQIRFWASYMQQVFESLVLVIESSGEAQEKAIKEVSEKVKLLEAGLKGLFPDGIPSVDEFSKNVTLLDLFILAHFGEYEAHEEVLGLKLIDSDKTPLVASCITALIEIPAVKKSRIPHEKMVAFLKSYREDALKSATA; via the exons ATGGCGGAGCAAGACAAGGTGATCCTATACGGAGTGTGGGCTAGTCCCTATGTTAAGAGGGTGGAATTTGCCCTCAAAGTGAAGGGCATACCCTATGAATATGTGGAAGAAGATTTGAGAAACAAAAGTCCATTGCTCCTCAAGTTCAACCCTGTTCATAAGAAGGTTCCTGTGCTTGTCCACAATGGGAAAGCCATTGCTGAGTCTCTTGTGATCATTGAATATATTGATGAAACCTGGAAAACTGGCCCTCAACTTCTACCAGAGGATCCATACAAACGATCCCAAATTCGCTTCTGGGCTAGCTATATGCAGCAG GTGTTTGAGTCCTTGGTGTTAGTGATCGAAAGCAGTGGAGAAGCACAAGAGAAAGCCATCAAAGAAGTGTCTGAGAAGGTAAAATTACTTGAAGCCGGACTCAAGGGTTTGTTTCCAGATGGCATTCCTTCAGTAGATGAATTCAGCAAAAATGTGACACTACTAGATTTGTTCATTCTCGCACACTTTGGCGAAtatgaagctcatgaagaagtCCTTGGCCTAAAGCTTATCGACTCTGATAAGACTCCACTGGTAGCTTCCTGTATAACAGCTCTGATTGAGATCCCTGCAGTGAAAAAGTCGCGGATTCCTCATGAAAAGATGGTGGCCTTCCTCAAGTCCTATAGAGAAGATGCCCTCAAGTCTGCTACAGCTTGA
- the LOC112180053 gene encoding cytochrome P450 98A2-like, which translates to MALVLLPMSMIFIFLAYKLYNKLRFKLPPGPYPLPIIGNLCAMGAVKSRCFFEWSQVYGPIMSVWFGSNLHIVVSNPELAKQVLKDNDEQLANRYKNWTHSRLSRNGKGLIWADYGPHYSKLRKVCVLELFSTKSLETYRHIREDEVRAMVKSIFKDCTNPCDYGRGLVVKKYVGAVAFNNITRLLFGQRFGNEDGVLNKLGAEFVASLSKKAERGAFFAIVQEIWWLRWVLWPQRIGLAKILADEDQLKRAIMEEHMQGSQGQGEKKHFLAALLSLQEKHDLTQDNIGALLWGMVSAGMDTIAISAEWAMAELIKNPTVQWKAQEELDRVIGLDRTVTEADISNLPYLKCVAKEALRLHPPTPLMLPHRANANVKIGGYDIPKGTAVHVNVWAIGRDPKVWQDPYRFRPERFIETKEHGFGFLPFGAGRRMCPAAQVGTTLVTLMLAHLLHSFAWSSPASPEGLQPKEIDMSESPGLVCYMRIPLIAVPRLRLHQHLYKHML; encoded by the coding sequence ATGGCTCTTGTTCTGTTGCCCATGTCAATGATTTTCATATTCCTTGCTTACAAACTTTATAACAAGCTGAGGTTCAAGCTTCCCCCAGGGCCATACCCATTGCCGATCATTGGAAACCTTTGCGCCATGGGTGCGGTTAAATCTCGGTGTTTTTTTGAGTGGTCACAAGTTTATGGTCCAATCATGTCTGTGTGGTTTGGTTCAAATTTGCACATAGTAGTCTCAAACCCAGAGTTGGCAAAGCAAGTGCTCAAAGACAATGATGAGCAATTAGCAAATAGGTACAAGAATTGGACACATTCTAGACTCAGCAGAAATGGCAAGGGTCTTATATGGGCTGATTATGGTCCTCACTACTCAAAGCTTAGGAAGGTTTGTGTGCTCGAGCTTTTCTCTACCAAGAGCCTTGAGACTTATAGACACATTAGGGAAGATGAAGTTAGAGCCATGGTCAAGTCAATTTTCAAAGATTGCACTAATCCTTGTGACTATGGAAGAGGTTTAGTGGTCAAAAAGTATGTGGGAGCTGTGGCATTCAACAACATCACACGGCTACTGTTCGGACAGCGGTTCGGGAATGAAGATGGTGTGCTAAACAAGCTAGGGGCGGAGTTTGTGGCAAGTCTGTCTAAAAAAGCAGAGCGTGGGGCATTTTTTGCTATTGTTCAAGAGATTTGGTGGCTTAGATGGGTTTTGTGGCCTCAACGTATAGGACTTGCTAAAATTTTGGCAGACGAAGACCAACTGAAACGAGCAATCATGGAGGAGCATATGCAAGGTAGCCAAGGTCAGGGCGAGAAGAAACATTTTCTGGCTGCATTGCTAAGTCTTCAAGAGAAACATGATCTCACCCAGGATAATATTGGAGCATTACTTTGGGGAATGGTCAGTGCTGGCATGGATACAATTGCAATATCAGCTGAATGGGCCATGGCAGAGTTGATCAAGAACCCGACGGTGCAATGGAAGGCGCAAGAGGAGCTTGACCGCGTAATAGGGCTGGACCGGACAGTGACAGAGGCGGATATTTCAAACCTTCCATACCTAAAATGTGTAGCCAAAGAGGCACTGAGGCTTCACCCTCCAACCCCATTAATGCTACCTCACAGAGCCAATGCCAATGTCAAGATTGGTGGCTACGACATTCCTAAGGGAACTGCTGTTCATGTAAACGTTTGGGCCATTGGGCGTGATCCGAAGGTGTGGCAAGACCCATACAGATTCCGACCTGAGAGATTCATCGAGACAAAGGAGCATGGTTTTGGCTTTCTGCCATTTGGTGCAGGAAGGCGTATGTGCCCAGCAGCACAAGTAGGCACCACCTTGGTCACACTAATGTTGGCTCACCTTTTGCATAGCTTTGCCTGGAGCTCGCCAGCCTCGCCTGAAGGGCTCCAGCCGAAGGAGATCGACATGTCAGAGAGCCCAGGATTGGTATGCTATATGAGGATCCCTTTGATAGCAGTCCCTCGATTGAGATTGCATCAGCACTTGTACAAGCATATGCTTTGA